A window of Pedobacter lusitanus contains these coding sequences:
- a CDS encoding AAA family ATPase translates to MEAETSNQRTDLSQLNIAVEQIRESIGHIIIGQKDTIEFLIAGILADGHLLLEGVPGVAKTLSAKLIAKSIDATFSRIQFTPDLMPSDVLGTSVFDPRSASFEYRKGPIFGHIILIDEINRAPAKTQSALFEVMEERQITVDGHTYVMDEPFMVLATQNPVEHEGTYRLPEAQLDRFLFKIEIGYPTLEEEIQILSGQHQHKLEDELKKIKPVLSTDQIKTCRSLIKALHVEPKLIEYAAKIVHETRNNKSLYLGASPRASLAIINGAKAIAAMQGRDFVTPEDIIKVAAPVLAHRIMLSPDKEMEGLTTSDIVAQIIQKIEIPR, encoded by the coding sequence ATGGAAGCTGAAACATCTAATCAAAGAACCGACCTCTCACAGCTTAATATTGCAGTGGAGCAGATCAGAGAGTCAATTGGTCATATCATTATAGGTCAGAAGGACACCATTGAATTTCTGATTGCCGGCATTCTGGCCGATGGCCATCTTTTGCTCGAAGGTGTCCCTGGAGTGGCCAAAACGCTAAGTGCCAAATTAATAGCAAAAAGTATTGATGCCACCTTTTCAAGGATTCAGTTTACTCCGGATCTGATGCCTTCGGATGTATTGGGAACTTCTGTTTTTGACCCCAGATCCGCATCCTTCGAATATAGAAAAGGGCCCATTTTTGGTCATATCATATTAATTGATGAAATCAATCGTGCGCCGGCAAAAACGCAGTCCGCCTTATTTGAGGTTATGGAAGAAAGACAGATTACTGTAGATGGTCATACCTATGTGATGGATGAACCTTTTATGGTCCTGGCTACTCAAAACCCGGTTGAACATGAAGGAACCTACAGACTTCCGGAAGCGCAGCTGGATAGATTTTTATTTAAGATCGAGATCGGGTACCCTACGCTTGAGGAAGAGATACAGATCCTGTCCGGACAACATCAGCATAAACTGGAAGATGAACTGAAAAAGATTAAACCTGTATTAAGTACAGACCAGATTAAAACCTGCCGCTCTTTAATCAAAGCGCTGCATGTGGAGCCTAAGCTGATCGAATATGCTGCTAAAATTGTTCATGAAACACGTAATAACAAATCTCTTTATCTGGGTGCTTCTCCCCGTGCTTCTCTGGCAATTATTAATGGTGCAAAAGCTATCGCAGCAATGCAGGGTCGCGATTTTGTAACTCCTGAGGATATAATTAAAGTGGCAGCTCCTGTCCTGGCACACCGGATTATGCTGAGTCCTGATAAAGAAATGGAAGGATTAACCACGAGCGATATTGTAGCGCAGATTATCCAGAAAATAGAAATCCCAAGATAA
- a CDS encoding DUF58 domain-containing protein, with protein MKALFIKYYKDLFLGKRLFAALGLCVSLFLFTFFLPWLGDLPYICFGVLILLIFIDLALLFRSRGIFLRRDLPERLSNGDDNELSIYVESFFTFPVSIGIIDEIPFQFQKRDLWFKSSLKAGEHKTITYALRPVKRGEYIFGQTRLYVKSPLGLISRRFNFGKEHTVPVYPSFLQLRKYELMAISNRLTEIGIKKIRRVGHSMEFDQVKNYVQGDDYRTINWKATARKGDLMVNSFVDEKAQHIYCIIDKSRAMKMPFEGLSLMDYAINASLVLSNVALLKDDRAGLITLSEKIGSIVPADRRAGQLGKIMEVLYKEKTQYLESNIEALNLAVRKVIRQRSLIIFFTNYESMSALHRQLPFLKSMAKSHLLLIVFFENTEVRSMSEIPAQNVEGIYIKTIAEKFVYEKKLMVKELAKHGILSILTSPEKLTVNVVNRYLAIKAQQKI; from the coding sequence TTGAAAGCGTTATTCATCAAATATTACAAAGACCTTTTTCTGGGCAAAAGACTGTTTGCAGCTTTAGGCTTATGCGTGAGTTTATTTCTGTTTACCTTTTTCCTGCCCTGGCTGGGTGACCTCCCCTATATCTGTTTTGGCGTATTGATTTTGCTGATATTCATTGATCTGGCGCTGTTATTCAGGTCCAGAGGTATTTTTCTACGCAGGGATCTCCCAGAAAGATTAAGTAATGGAGATGATAATGAACTCAGCATTTATGTCGAGAGCTTTTTTACTTTTCCGGTCAGCATTGGTATTATTGATGAAATCCCGTTTCAGTTTCAAAAAAGAGATTTATGGTTCAAAAGCTCATTAAAAGCAGGCGAACATAAGACTATTACTTATGCACTCAGACCTGTAAAAAGAGGTGAGTATATATTCGGGCAGACCAGGCTTTATGTAAAATCTCCTCTGGGCCTTATCTCCAGAAGGTTTAACTTTGGAAAAGAACATACAGTCCCTGTTTATCCTTCTTTCCTGCAGCTGCGTAAATACGAGCTCATGGCCATATCAAACCGGCTGACTGAAATAGGGATTAAGAAAATCAGACGTGTTGGTCACAGCATGGAATTTGACCAGGTGAAAAATTATGTGCAGGGCGATGACTACCGCACCATAAACTGGAAAGCAACAGCCAGAAAAGGTGATCTCATGGTGAATTCTTTTGTAGATGAAAAAGCACAGCATATCTATTGCATAATCGACAAATCAAGAGCTATGAAAATGCCTTTTGAAGGATTAAGTCTCATGGATTATGCAATCAATGCAAGTCTGGTACTCTCTAATGTCGCCTTATTAAAAGATGACAGAGCCGGACTGATTACTTTATCCGAAAAGATAGGAAGTATTGTTCCTGCGGATCGCAGAGCCGGACAACTGGGTAAAATAATGGAGGTATTGTATAAAGAAAAGACGCAGTACCTGGAGAGTAATATTGAAGCACTGAACCTGGCTGTCAGAAAGGTAATCAGACAACGAAGCCTGATTATCTTTTTCACCAATTATGAAAGCATGTCTGCCTTACACAGACAGCTTCCATTTCTGAAAAGTATGGCCAAATCCCACTTACTGCTGATCGTCTTTTTTGAGAATACCGAAGTCAGGTCCATGAGTGAAATTCCGGCTCAGAACGTAGAGGGTATTTATATCAAAACTATCGCAGAGAAATTTGTCTACGAAAAGAAGTTAATGGTCAAAGAACTGGCAAAACATGGTATTCTGAGTATTCTTACTTCACCTGAAAAGTTAACGGTCAATGTGGTTAACCGCTATCTGGCGATCAAAGCACAGCAAAAGATTTAA
- a CDS encoding bifunctional helix-turn-helix transcriptional regulator/GNAT family N-acetyltransferase, with the protein MEFFNQVGKKAIGSRLRMLTEKITEDAAQIYKCYDIDMQPKWFPVFYVLSQGNAMTITAIAKEIGHSHPSVSKIIGEMVKKELVDEKKDEADGRRNMVSLSAKGDEITVKIQNQYADLDKAVADIAAQSRNDLWKAMEEWEFLLGQKTLLRRVQEIKKDRESKEVSIVNYVPAYQQAFRALNEEWISSWFKMEQADYNALDDPQGYILDKGGYILVALYKGEPAGVCALIKMNDPDYDYELAKMAVSPAVQGKSIGWLLGSAIVRKAKELGAKKIYLESNTILKPAINLYHKLGFVKIAGRITPYERCNIQMELDLGQD; encoded by the coding sequence ATGGAGTTTTTCAATCAGGTAGGTAAAAAAGCAATAGGAAGCAGACTGCGCATGCTGACAGAAAAAATAACAGAAGATGCAGCTCAGATTTATAAATGCTATGATATTGATATGCAGCCTAAGTGGTTTCCTGTTTTTTATGTATTGTCACAGGGCAATGCGATGACCATTACAGCTATCGCAAAAGAAATCGGACATTCCCATCCTTCGGTAAGTAAAATCATTGGAGAAATGGTGAAAAAGGAATTGGTGGATGAAAAGAAAGATGAGGCAGATGGCAGAAGAAATATGGTTAGTCTTTCCGCTAAAGGTGATGAAATAACAGTAAAAATACAAAACCAGTACGCTGACCTGGATAAGGCAGTTGCAGATATTGCAGCCCAGTCCAGAAATGACCTGTGGAAGGCTATGGAAGAGTGGGAGTTTTTATTGGGGCAGAAGACACTTTTACGCAGAGTACAGGAAATTAAAAAAGATAGAGAAAGTAAAGAAGTGAGCATCGTAAACTATGTACCGGCTTATCAGCAGGCATTCAGAGCGCTGAATGAGGAATGGATTTCCAGCTGGTTTAAGATGGAGCAGGCAGACTATAACGCATTGGATGACCCGCAGGGTTATATCCTTGATAAGGGAGGGTACATTCTGGTTGCATTGTATAAAGGAGAGCCTGCAGGCGTTTGTGCACTGATCAAGATGAATGATCCTGATTACGATTATGAGTTGGCTAAAATGGCTGTTTCTCCGGCCGTACAGGGGAAAAGTATAGGCTGGCTGCTTGGTAGCGCAATTGTACGGAAAGCAAAAGAACTGGGCGCAAAAAAAATATATCTGGAAAGTAATACCATTCTTAAGCCCGCAATTAATTTATATCATAAACTGGGTTTTGTTAAAATAGCCGGCCGTATTACGCCATACGAACGCTGCAATATACAAATGGAGCTGGATCTTGGTCAGGATTAA
- a CDS encoding universal stress protein, producing MKTITVLTDFSKNAENAAKYALGLAQHLQANIILYNSFLVPAAEPLGGQQYWSMEDYNILRQDSETKLRLLASSLEEKLLTLPVNAFKPVISCKCQEGPLYMHINRLLANRDITLLVMGTHRKGLSSLIMGNHLKDILNAVSLPVLIIPENQVFRKPGKFVFATDMNDHDLDIIQALTALARPSHAEITLAHIKTPEIQEGTTKKLVTNFLEEVANKINYSKIYYRTVEDTPVKQGLKWLTENVACDLFVMVHRHKSFLQQLFNLSNTQKMAADTSLPLLVYPGYQHTSADLTSDLESGYQKNIIVSATSC from the coding sequence ATGAAAACAATAACCGTACTGACTGATTTTTCCAAAAACGCAGAAAATGCTGCGAAATATGCCTTAGGGCTGGCACAGCATCTGCAGGCAAATATTATACTTTATAATTCATTTCTCGTCCCTGCAGCAGAACCACTGGGTGGGCAGCAATACTGGTCTATGGAAGACTACAACATACTCCGGCAAGACAGTGAAACAAAATTAAGATTGCTTGCATCCAGCCTAGAAGAAAAGCTGCTAACCCTACCTGTTAACGCTTTTAAACCGGTAATCAGCTGCAAATGTCAGGAAGGACCGCTATACATGCATATCAACCGGCTGTTAGCCAACAGGGATATAACTTTACTGGTTATGGGCACCCACAGAAAAGGATTGTCTTCTTTAATTATGGGTAATCATTTAAAGGATATCCTGAATGCTGTTTCACTCCCTGTACTGATCATACCGGAAAATCAGGTCTTCAGAAAGCCCGGAAAATTCGTCTTTGCTACGGATATGAATGATCACGATCTTGATATAATACAAGCCCTTACAGCGCTTGCAAGACCTTCTCATGCAGAGATTACCCTGGCGCATATCAAGACTCCGGAAATACAGGAAGGTACGACTAAAAAACTTGTCACCAACTTTCTGGAAGAAGTAGCCAATAAAATCAATTACTCAAAAATTTACTACAGGACTGTGGAAGATACCCCGGTAAAGCAGGGATTAAAATGGCTTACTGAAAATGTCGCCTGCGATCTTTTTGTCATGGTGCATCGTCATAAAAGCTTCCTTCAGCAACTTTTCAACTTAAGCAACACGCAAAAAATGGCAGCGGATACCAGCTTACCTTTATTGGTTTATCCCGGTTATCAGCATACATCAGCGGATTTAACATCAGATCTGGAATCAGGTTATCAGAAAAATATAATAGTTTCTGCAACCAGCTGCTGA
- a CDS encoding SusD/RagB family nutrient-binding outer membrane lipoprotein, giving the protein MKKIYIILVAAAFFSSCAKNMGDYNVDQKKATVVPGVTFISNAEKNFTDILTTPNVNSNVFRFYVQYWTSTEYLDEPRYNLTARAIPAALWDAVYQKVIVNLKEGKKVIAADALLNADIKTNQIAQAEILEVMAWSTLVNTFGNVPYSQAMDIGVVNPKYDDAATVYSDLLVRLDAALGKLKTSATGLGTADIIYKGDINAWIKFGNSLKLRLGLIIADKDPAKAKATIESAAPNVLKSAADNAAFKYTTSSPNNNPISTNANILLTKRKDFVGAKPFIDRLNALSDPRRKGFFTTIGGNFVGGNYGYSNSFGNCSTMTDKIISLDFEALLLDYPETEFALAEASARGFSVGGTAADHYNKAVTASILYWGGTAAEADTYLARPDVAYATASADYKEVIGTQKWIALYNRGYESWTEWRRLDFPKLSPPTSATAPPGQSVPDGLTIPVRLIYPIGEQTLNGANYSAAAAAIGGDVISTKLFWDVK; this is encoded by the coding sequence ATGAAAAAAATATATATCATTTTAGTTGCAGCAGCATTTTTCAGCTCTTGTGCTAAAAACATGGGAGACTACAACGTTGACCAGAAGAAGGCAACTGTGGTTCCTGGTGTTACGTTTATCTCCAATGCAGAGAAAAACTTTACAGATATTCTGACCACGCCAAACGTGAACTCAAATGTATTCCGCTTTTATGTGCAGTACTGGACCAGTACAGAATACCTGGATGAACCAAGATATAATTTAACGGCAAGAGCTATACCTGCTGCGCTTTGGGATGCGGTTTATCAGAAAGTAATTGTCAATCTGAAAGAAGGTAAGAAAGTTATCGCTGCAGACGCGCTGCTGAATGCCGATATAAAAACCAATCAGATTGCACAGGCAGAGATTCTGGAAGTAATGGCATGGTCAACTTTAGTCAATACCTTCGGAAATGTTCCTTATAGCCAGGCAATGGATATTGGAGTAGTCAATCCAAAGTATGATGATGCTGCAACTGTATACAGCGATCTGCTGGTACGTTTAGATGCTGCATTGGGAAAATTAAAAACTTCTGCTACAGGTTTGGGAACAGCCGATATCATCTATAAAGGAGATATCAATGCCTGGATTAAATTTGGTAACTCTTTAAAATTAAGATTGGGACTAATCATTGCAGATAAAGATCCTGCAAAGGCTAAAGCTACAATTGAATCTGCGGCACCTAATGTTTTAAAAAGTGCTGCTGATAATGCGGCTTTTAAATATACTACCAGCTCGCCAAATAATAATCCGATTTCAACAAATGCTAATATCCTGTTGACAAAAAGAAAGGATTTTGTAGGAGCTAAGCCATTTATTGACAGGTTAAATGCCTTGTCAGATCCACGTCGTAAAGGATTCTTTACCACAATCGGAGGTAACTTCGTCGGTGGAAATTACGGGTACTCTAACTCTTTTGGAAACTGCTCAACAATGACAGACAAAATCATTTCTTTAGATTTTGAAGCATTATTGCTTGACTATCCTGAAACTGAGTTTGCATTGGCAGAAGCTAGCGCAAGAGGGTTTAGTGTGGGTGGTACAGCTGCTGATCACTATAATAAAGCGGTAACTGCTTCTATTCTTTACTGGGGTGGAACTGCAGCTGAAGCCGATACTTATCTTGCCCGTCCTGATGTTGCCTATGCTACAGCTTCAGCGGATTATAAAGAGGTAATTGGTACTCAGAAGTGGATTGCACTATATAACAGAGGTTATGAAAGCTGGACAGAATGGAGACGTCTTGATTTCCCTAAACTGTCGCCACCAACTTCGGCTACTGCTCCTCCGGGACAATCTGTACCAGATGGTTTAACTATACCAGTACGTCTGATCTATCCAATCGGAGAGCAGACATTAAACGGAGCTAACTATTCTGCTGCTGCAGCTGCAATAGGTGGTGATGTGATCTCTACAAAACTATTCTGGGACGTTAAATAA
- a CDS encoding SusC/RagA family TonB-linked outer membrane protein, protein MKKRLLFFCVFLLFAIQVNAQDKTVTGTITSKSDGLPLPGVTVRVKGAKQGAMTSTKGQFSIAVPKESTTIDVSYIGYVTQSVTIPASNVVNVSLAEDSKQLEQVVVTAMGIARKKNELPFAAQELKAEEITRTRDINLVNSLGGKVAGLDIKRSNAMGGSTNIVIRGAKSITGNNQALFVIDGVPVSNASSNTADQNSGRAGYDYGNAASDINPDDVASMTVLKGAAATALYGSRAANGVVIITTKKGSKNATNITVNSGVTFGKIDKSTFPKYQKEYGQGYNSPGTDGDGNVVPTPGFWYRNVFGTGKVMTPQFSSDASYGPKFDPNLMIYQWESLDPFSPKYKTATPWVAAANDPSTFFQTAVTSNQSVSIDGGGEKGTFKVGYTRNDEKGILPNSKITKNLFNFGATYEIVKNLTVNASANYSKVDGLGRYGTGYTGLNPMQGFRQWWNVAADIKDLKTAYERNGKNISWNWGDETGKGPIYADNPYFNRYQNVASDTRDHYFGNTGLTYKVNDWFDVVGRVSFDGTSSMQEEHIAIGSTQLPLYSRTNGTFAETNFDLLLNFNRKISEDISFKGLLGANLRRSKLTSITAKTNGGLVVPNLYSLSNSVSPIEAPLELLERRAVDGYFASATFGYKDLFFLDATIRRDQSTTLPTSKNSFWYPSVAGSYIFSNSLKDLTWLSYGKVRLNYAEVGNDAPPLSVLDTYSKPTAFGSIPFFAVADTKNNGDLKPERTKSIEAGLETAFLNSRLGFELTFYKTNTVDQITPVQVTSATGFLRKFVNAGEVQNKGMEVSAFFIPVKTKDFSWTLNVNWSMNRSKVVSLFEGVSNIPLNYASSTGATTLSGAVTYNAAVGQPYGIIRGTNYVYKDGKPVVNANGYYAATASASEIIGDPNAKWMGGIGNTFKYKNVSLNFLIDIRKGGDLWSLDQWYGQGTGLYEGSAGTNDLGNPLRNTLANGGGIVLPGVLADGTPNTKRIDVSTSGNSAYGYPNNPPRASAIYDAGYIKLRELALNYSLPAKWVNKLRAFKGIDVSLIGRNLWIIHKNVPFADPEDGLSSGNVQGYQSGSYPAVRTVGFNVRFKL, encoded by the coding sequence ATGAAAAAAAGACTACTATTTTTTTGTGTCTTTTTGCTGTTTGCTATACAAGTAAATGCGCAAGATAAGACCGTAACGGGGACCATCACCTCAAAGTCAGATGGGTTACCACTCCCAGGAGTTACAGTCCGTGTTAAAGGAGCAAAACAAGGAGCTATGACCTCCACCAAAGGTCAGTTTTCCATTGCCGTTCCGAAAGAATCAACCACAATTGATGTTTCTTACATTGGTTATGTTACACAAAGTGTAACTATTCCAGCTTCAAATGTTGTTAACGTATCTTTAGCTGAAGATTCAAAACAGCTGGAGCAGGTTGTTGTTACCGCAATGGGTATTGCCCGTAAAAAGAATGAGCTGCCATTTGCTGCTCAGGAATTGAAAGCTGAGGAAATCACCAGAACAAGAGATATTAATCTTGTAAACTCATTAGGTGGTAAAGTTGCAGGTTTAGATATTAAACGTAGCAATGCCATGGGTGGGTCAACGAATATTGTTATCCGTGGTGCAAAATCTATTACTGGTAATAACCAGGCATTATTCGTAATTGATGGTGTTCCTGTATCAAATGCAAGTTCTAATACAGCAGATCAGAATTCAGGTCGTGCTGGTTATGACTATGGTAATGCAGCATCAGATATCAACCCTGATGACGTAGCGTCAATGACTGTACTGAAAGGTGCGGCTGCTACAGCATTATACGGATCAAGAGCTGCCAATGGTGTAGTTATCATCACTACAAAGAAAGGCAGTAAAAATGCAACTAACATCACTGTAAATAGTGGTGTGACTTTTGGAAAAATCGATAAATCTACTTTTCCAAAATATCAGAAAGAATATGGTCAGGGATATAACTCTCCAGGTACTGACGGAGATGGTAATGTTGTTCCTACGCCAGGTTTCTGGTACAGAAATGTTTTTGGTACAGGTAAAGTAATGACTCCTCAGTTTAGTTCTGATGCTTCATACGGTCCTAAATTTGATCCGAACCTGATGATTTATCAATGGGAATCACTGGATCCTTTTTCTCCTAAATACAAAACAGCTACCCCATGGGTTGCAGCTGCAAATGACCCTTCAACATTCTTCCAGACAGCTGTTACTTCTAACCAGAGTGTGAGCATAGACGGTGGTGGCGAGAAAGGCACATTTAAAGTTGGTTACACCCGTAACGATGAGAAAGGAATTCTTCCTAACAGTAAGATCACCAAAAACCTTTTTAATTTTGGCGCTACTTACGAAATTGTAAAAAATCTTACGGTTAATGCTTCTGCAAATTATTCTAAAGTTGACGGTTTAGGCCGTTATGGTACTGGATATACCGGACTAAATCCTATGCAGGGTTTCCGTCAGTGGTGGAACGTAGCTGCTGATATCAAAGACCTGAAGACTGCTTATGAAAGAAACGGTAAAAACATCAGCTGGAACTGGGGTGATGAAACTGGTAAAGGTCCGATCTATGCAGATAACCCTTACTTTAACCGTTACCAAAACGTTGCAAGTGATACAAGAGACCATTACTTCGGTAATACTGGTCTGACTTATAAAGTAAATGACTGGTTTGATGTTGTTGGCCGTGTATCTTTTGACGGAACTTCAAGCATGCAGGAAGAACATATTGCTATCGGAAGTACACAACTTCCTCTTTATTCCCGTACTAACGGAACATTTGCTGAAACCAACTTTGACCTGTTGCTAAACTTCAACAGAAAAATTTCTGAAGATATTTCATTCAAAGGTTTATTAGGCGCCAACTTACGCCGCAGTAAATTAACAAGCATTACAGCTAAAACCAATGGAGGTCTGGTTGTTCCGAATCTGTACTCTTTATCTAATTCAGTGAGTCCGATTGAAGCTCCTCTGGAACTATTGGAAAGAAGAGCAGTGGATGGCTATTTTGCAAGTGCCACTTTTGGCTATAAAGATCTGTTCTTTTTAGATGCAACGATCCGTAGAGATCAGTCTACAACTCTACCTACCAGCAAAAATTCATTCTGGTATCCATCAGTAGCAGGAAGTTATATCTTCTCTAATTCATTGAAAGATCTAACCTGGTTATCTTATGGTAAAGTGAGATTAAACTATGCTGAAGTTGGTAATGATGCACCTCCTTTAAGCGTTCTTGATACTTATAGCAAACCAACAGCATTCGGATCTATTCCATTCTTTGCTGTGGCAGATACAAAAAATAACGGCGATTTAAAACCAGAGCGTACTAAAAGTATAGAGGCGGGTCTGGAAACTGCATTCCTGAACAGCCGTTTAGGATTTGAGCTGACTTTCTACAAAACAAATACTGTAGATCAGATTACACCGGTACAGGTAACTTCAGCAACAGGTTTCTTAAGGAAATTTGTGAATGCAGGAGAAGTACAAAATAAAGGTATGGAGGTATCTGCATTCTTTATTCCGGTAAAAACTAAAGACTTCTCATGGACATTGAACGTAAACTGGTCAATGAACCGCAGTAAAGTTGTTTCTCTTTTCGAGGGAGTATCAAACATACCTCTGAACTATGCATCTTCAACAGGTGCGACTACCTTATCGGGTGCTGTTACCTATAATGCTGCAGTTGGACAACCATATGGTATTATACGTGGAACAAACTATGTTTATAAAGATGGTAAACCAGTTGTAAATGCTAATGGATACTATGCAGCTACAGCAAGTGCATCAGAAATTATCGGTGACCCTAATGCAAAATGGATGGGTGGTATAGGAAACACATTCAAGTATAAAAACGTTTCCTTAAACTTCCTGATCGATATTCGTAAAGGTGGTGACCTTTGGTCATTGGATCAGTGGTATGGTCAGGGAACTGGTCTGTATGAAGGTTCTGCCGGAACAAATGATTTAGGTAATCCGTTAAGAAACACGCTGGCTAATGGTGGTGGTATTGTTTTACCAGGCGTTCTGGCTGACGGTACACCAAATACCAAACGTATTGACGTATCTACTTCTGGTAATTCTGCGTACGGTTATCCAAACAACCCTCCACGTGCTTCAGCAATCTATGATGCTGGTTATATCAAATTAAGAGAGCTGGCTTTAAATTACTCTTTACCTGCTAAATGGGTAAATAAACTGCGTGCATTCAAAGGAATCGATGTTTCCCTGATTGGACGTAACCTTTGGATCATTCATAAAAATGTTCCTTTTGCAGATCCGGAAGATGGTTTAAGTTCAGGTAATGTTCAGGGCTATCAGAGTGGATCTTATCCGGCAGTGAGAACTGTAGGTTTCAATGTTAGATTTAAATTATAA